From the Elusimicrobiota bacterium genome, one window contains:
- a CDS encoding ATP-binding protein, with amino-acid sequence MTIKNRLIISFASMLIIVVFIAVVLSMRGKILRYYLMQSAQSYSLMAGIREIQYYLDKSVSACDFYFVLGEESEESRFYEFSQMLKEKNDSYLAQLKNYKISKNEYNEYVEIANLCDTLVAKYKNIIAIYASGKKGKAISAVDEDIIPYLNKTRKNIKDIYEEKASDFKVAEKRSLEIEQINFLISSGLSVMAVVLAIILSIMLFRSISSPLSRLREGAERIGNGDFSYEVKLSGNDELTLLAKVFNKMAQNLKKSETQIIQMDRMASLGRLAGGIAHELNNPLTGVLGQSQRILEKLSPTDPLRDTIEKIARAAERCRKITKDLLDFSRQKDYHFEQVSITEVIDTCLGISSSDLTASKINIVKNYGKNMPKVAISTPHIQQVFLNIITNAIQAMPHGGVLTVTTSRDAMVLPTYVNVTFVDMGTGITKENLTKIFTPFFTTKDPGKGTGLGLAISFGIVQRHKGKILISSEGERKGATFTIKLPTGG; translated from the coding sequence ATGACCATAAAAAACCGGTTAATTATTTCGTTTGCATCAATGCTTATCATAGTAGTGTTTATAGCAGTGGTTCTTTCTATGCGGGGAAAAATACTGAGATATTATCTTATGCAGTCAGCTCAGAGTTATTCGCTTATGGCAGGCATCAGGGAGATACAGTATTATCTTGATAAATCTGTATCTGCTTGTGATTTTTATTTTGTATTAGGCGAGGAATCCGAGGAGAGCAGGTTTTATGAATTCTCACAAATGCTAAAAGAAAAAAACGATAGTTATTTAGCTCAGTTAAAAAATTATAAAATAAGTAAAAATGAGTATAACGAATATGTGGAAATTGCTAATTTGTGCGATACTTTGGTAGCAAAGTATAAAAATATTATAGCTATTTACGCAAGTGGTAAAAAAGGGAAAGCAATTTCTGCGGTTGATGAGGACATTATTCCCTATTTAAATAAAACCAGAAAAAACATTAAAGATATTTACGAAGAAAAGGCATCTGATTTTAAAGTTGCTGAAAAAAGGTCACTGGAAATTGAACAAATAAACTTTTTAATATCATCAGGTTTGTCTGTTATGGCGGTTGTTCTTGCAATAATCCTTTCAATAATGTTATTCCGTTCCATTTCAAGTCCGCTTTCCAGGTTGCGGGAAGGTGCAGAAAGGATAGGTAATGGTGATTTTAGTTATGAGGTTAAGCTTTCAGGCAATGACGAGCTTACTTTGCTTGCGAAAGTATTTAATAAAATGGCACAGAATTTAAAAAAATCGGAAACTCAAATAATACAGATGGATAGAATGGCATCTCTTGGTAGGCTTGCAGGAGGTATTGCTCACGAGCTCAATAATCCTCTTACGGGTGTTTTAGGACAGTCACAAAGAATTCTCGAGAAACTTTCACCTACAGATCCGTTAAGAGATACAATTGAGAAAATAGCTAGAGCGGCAGAGCGGTGCAGGAAAATAACAAAAGATCTTCTGGATTTTTCCAGGCAAAAGGATTATCATTTTGAACAAGTTAGTATTACTGAAGTGATTGATACTTGTTTGGGAATTTCATCGTCTGATTTAACAGCGTCAAAAATAAATATTGTTAAAAATTACGGTAAAAATATGCCCAAGGTCGCCATATCTACCCCGCATATTCAGCAGGTGTTTTTAAATATTATTACAAATGCAATACAGGCAATGCCTCACGGAGGGGTGCTTACAGTAACAACCAGTCGTGATGCAATGGTATTACCAACATATGTTAATGTGACTTTTGTTGATATGGGCACGGGAATTACCAAAGAAAATCTGACAAAAATATTTACACCGTTTTTTACAACGAAAGACCCGGGTAAAGGTACAGGACTTGGGTTGGCAATATCTTTTGGAATAGTACAAAGACATAAGGGGAAAATATTAATTTCAAGCGAAGGTGAAAGAAAAGGCGCAACATTTACAATAAAATTGCCGACCGGAGGATAG
- a CDS encoding type IX secretion system membrane protein PorP/SprF produces the protein MNRTLNHILNSLKAIKNWHRILLSLIFVFTSCFLLPTSCLFAAFDELNIGARPQGMSGAFTAVANDANALFYNPAGMTLLKKAEFTSNYGRLFMGLDDNSSIGSSFLGYVQPLGKYGTPGFSWYNLTLSNLYDETAVALSYAYPVTKYLSTGISVKNLSRKFGSDDYTRTAIDANGNTRLDIEGISGDPVFDKGKKSSAFSGDFGILYLHSSSLSFGFSAQNITKPDIGLSGEDKIPSVYRIGAAYNKLSYLLSLETVSKGSDLNVLLGGEKWFAEKNIGLRGGLSLGSRRWNNITGGLTVKFDNFSFDYALLWQLSGIKDTLGTHKIALNIKFGRLRLTKDEQNLREEKAAKVKAELEAKKALFDAEKFQKEAEKIKLEMETKLKEAAKVEEESRKLQKTNTTQDLEIEKIKKKDELEKSYKDAMLYYQKRVAQDAEVPERLLLLDKVIKKYENRSIDISDAYKEKETVIKIQMQAKSDYDSSFDYYRRLKERGATEQEKKILLLKIIEKYKGKGVNISEAEKELSTIK, from the coding sequence ATGAACAGAACTCTTAACCATATATTGAATTCATTAAAAGCCATCAAAAATTGGCATAGGATACTTCTGTCCCTGATTTTTGTTTTCACTTCCTGCTTCCTACTTCCTACTTCCTGTCTCTTTGCCGCTTTTGATGAACTGAACATTGGCGCGAGACCGCAGGGTATGTCAGGTGCCTTTACTGCTGTTGCCAATGATGCTAATGCTCTTTTCTATAATCCTGCCGGAATGACACTTTTGAAAAAAGCAGAATTTACTTCAAATTATGGACGGCTTTTCATGGGGCTTGACGATAATTCTTCTATAGGTTCATCTTTCTTGGGTTATGTACAACCACTTGGAAAATATGGTACACCGGGATTCTCGTGGTATAACCTTACATTATCTAATTTATATGATGAAACTGCAGTTGCATTGTCATATGCGTATCCTGTTACAAAGTATCTTTCAACAGGAATTTCAGTTAAGAATCTTTCAAGAAAATTTGGAAGTGATGATTACACGAGAACTGCAATTGATGCTAATGGTAATACACGGCTTGACATTGAAGGAATTTCGGGTGACCCTGTGTTTGATAAAGGTAAAAAATCATCTGCTTTCAGCGGCGATTTCGGTATTCTATATTTACATTCAAGCAGTCTTTCTTTCGGGTTTTCTGCACAAAATATTACAAAACCTGATATTGGTCTTTCAGGTGAAGATAAGATTCCTTCAGTTTATCGGATAGGTGCAGCATATAATAAACTTAGTTATCTACTTTCACTTGAAACGGTTAGCAAAGGCAGTGATTTGAATGTTCTTTTAGGCGGAGAAAAATGGTTTGCAGAAAAAAATATCGGGTTAAGAGGCGGTTTGTCGCTTGGAAGTCGCAGATGGAATAACATAACAGGCGGATTAACAGTAAAATTTGATAATTTTTCGTTTGATTATGCGTTGTTATGGCAGCTTTCAGGTATAAAAGATACACTTGGTACTCATAAGATTGCGCTTAATATAAAATTTGGCAGACTACGATTGACAAAAGATGAACAGAATTTACGCGAAGAAAAAGCAGCGAAAGTTAAGGCTGAGTTGGAAGCGAAAAAGGCGCTTTTTGATGCAGAAAAGTTCCAGAAAGAAGCTGAAAAAATAAAACTGGAAATGGAAACCAAACTTAAAGAAGCTGCAAAAGTAGAAGAAGAATCCAGGAAACTGCAAAAAACAAATACTACACAGGATTTGGAAATAGAGAAAATTAAGAAAAAAGATGAGTTAGAAAAATCGTATAAAGATGCAATGCTTTATTATCAAAAGAGAGTCGCACAGGATGCTGAAGTGCCTGAAAGACTTTTATTGCTTGACAAAGTCATAAAAAAATACGAAAATAGAAGTATAGACATATCAGATGCTTATAAAGAAAAGGAAACAGTAATAAAAATACAGATGCAGGCGAAGAGTGATTACGATTCTTCATTTGATTATTACAGACGGCTTAAAGAAAGAGGTGCTACAGAACAGGAAAAGAAAATACTTCTTTTGAAGATAATTGAAAAATATAAAGGCAAAGGAGTAAATATTTCAGAAGCCGAAAAAGAGTTAAGCACGATTAAATAA
- a CDS encoding gliding motility-associated C-terminal domain-containing protein, whose translation MNRTLNQMTLSVTLNLIQGLYDILKAIKKWQRIVLFMFLIFNLQSSIFNYVYAANPDSIELSCRPNFGPPTSVTDLAASIGTNEGEINLSFTVPAEDPAPWYGELVLDWPYQVRYSTNSLSDLSNNTTAWWNQASEYPQGWSEQGDRNNNGNNGWGDEYGYKRFETLTLTSDYYGKVVYLGIRAEDSGHYLATSFNISSATVMDIIVKPPAAISDLTALTGDYEGEILLQWTSPGDDGTIGNLTGQYIIKYANQIITNSNFNTIGTTITITATNVPPLSQRTFLLADLTPGASYWFAIKAVDDDFAGLYSVWNSTADVANVNTKAFASAAIDDDPPAAVTLSIGNVGFNTVELKWNAPTENVGRSKDLTNGYYDIRFSSAGAIPTDTAWNVPVYNRRFISTSTVVNAPQSYTVTGLADNTTWWFCMVVGDEIPNWSGYSNSPYALTSDQTPPAKVSNFAAKPLYEPNGREIQLSWTNPTDADFKGVLIVYSTGAPSAFIPVAGTNYSVGDYNGYIISTGTATSLVHSNLIPEVQYYYKAYAYDLRPNYSVAASTTAIAPSATDRIPPREPRDLKVALSSDDKYLTITWDAVVKSTDGTTATDLSHYTLYRSSAINGTATTWTIPINVTSTTTYTGGNLYYYWLTTHDLSANVSIPSARVDSSPEGYISFYDSTEPKTSISIAKAICSVLYKESNSFGEDVYFDVVHLTTEETGKIVKSFAFIPKKAISEEVITGLLFSRALADVKISYDISNGVVRTPSMAPIPENQAKDNLSLFWFNGVEWVKIGGEVDTAQQTVSIKTKKGGKYQVRQSMRAAGFTLSKVYPRVFTPNGDGWNDVTNFIYEGNDSGLSGKIFDINGAYISDMLKGDTESSLKWDGKNSSGKTVSSGIYIYQIEAGGKVFNGTVVVAK comes from the coding sequence ATGAACAGAACTCTTAACCAGATGACACTTAGTGTCACCCTGAACTTGATTCAGGGTCTATATGACATCCTAAAAGCCATAAAGAAATGGCAAAGGATAGTTCTGTTCATGTTTTTAATCTTTAATCTTCAATCTTCAATCTTCAATTATGTTTATGCTGCAAATCCTGATTCAATAGAACTTAGTTGCAGACCTAACTTCGGACCACCGACATCAGTAACGGATTTAGCAGCATCAATTGGAACAAACGAAGGAGAAATAAATCTTAGCTTTACTGTTCCGGCAGAAGACCCGGCACCATGGTATGGCGAACTTGTGCTTGACTGGCCGTATCAGGTAAGATATTCAACTAATTCACTGTCAGATTTATCAAACAACACAACAGCATGGTGGAACCAGGCATCGGAATATCCACAAGGGTGGTCAGAACAAGGTGATAGAAATAATAATGGAAATAATGGTTGGGGAGATGAATATGGTTATAAACGGTTTGAAACACTTACATTAACATCAGATTATTATGGTAAAGTTGTTTATTTGGGAATTAGGGCAGAAGATTCAGGACATTATTTAGCGACTTCTTTCAATATCTCATCTGCTACTGTAATGGATATTATTGTAAAGCCGCCTGCGGCAATTTCTGACTTAACAGCACTTACAGGAGATTATGAAGGAGAAATTCTGCTTCAATGGACATCACCTGGCGACGATGGTACTATTGGAAATCTTACAGGACAATATATAATTAAATATGCTAATCAAATTATAACAAATAGCAATTTTAACACTATTGGTACTACGATAACAATAACAGCAACTAATGTTCCTCCGCTTTCTCAAAGGACGTTCCTTTTAGCTGACCTTACACCTGGTGCATCTTACTGGTTTGCAATAAAAGCGGTTGATGATGATTTCGCAGGTTTATATTCAGTTTGGAATTCTACTGCAGATGTCGCAAATGTAAATACAAAAGCGTTTGCATCTGCTGCAATTGATGACGACCCTCCGGCAGCTGTTACCCTTTCAATTGGCAACGTTGGTTTTAATACAGTTGAATTGAAGTGGAATGCACCAACAGAAAATGTAGGTCGTTCAAAAGACCTTACAAACGGTTATTATGATATAAGGTTCTCATCAGCAGGCGCTATTCCTACTGATACTGCTTGGAATGTTCCGGTATATAACAGACGGTTTATTTCAACCTCAACCGTTGTCAATGCTCCTCAGTCATATACTGTAACAGGACTTGCAGATAATACAACATGGTGGTTCTGTATGGTTGTTGGCGACGAAATACCTAACTGGTCAGGTTATTCAAATTCACCTTATGCATTAACATCTGACCAGACACCACCTGCAAAGGTATCCAATTTTGCAGCAAAACCGCTATATGAGCCAAATGGCAGGGAAATACAACTTAGCTGGACTAATCCGACTGATGCCGACTTTAAGGGTGTTTTAATTGTTTATTCAACGGGGGCACCTTCTGCGTTTATACCTGTTGCAGGGACTAATTATTCAGTTGGTGATTATAATGGGTATATTATTTCTACCGGAACAGCGACATCGCTTGTCCATTCCAACTTAATACCTGAAGTACAATATTATTACAAAGCATACGCATATGATTTAAGACCTAACTATTCAGTTGCTGCTTCAACAACAGCAATTGCACCGTCTGCTACTGACAGGATTCCTCCAAGAGAACCTCGTGATTTGAAAGTAGCCCTTTCATCAGATGATAAATATTTAACTATTACCTGGGATGCTGTAGTTAAATCAACAGACGGTACCACTGCAACAGACCTTTCTCACTACACACTTTATCGTTCAAGTGCTATAAACGGGACAGCAACAACCTGGACAATACCGATAAATGTAACATCTACAACTACTTACACAGGTGGAAATCTTTATTATTACTGGCTTACAACTCACGACCTTTCTGCGAATGTTTCAATACCATCGGCAAGGGTAGATTCTTCACCAGAAGGATATATTTCATTCTATGATTCAACAGAACCAAAGACTTCTATTTCAATTGCAAAGGCAATATGTAGCGTGCTTTATAAAGAAAGCAATTCTTTCGGTGAAGATGTTTACTTTGATGTCGTTCACCTTACAACTGAAGAGACAGGAAAGATTGTAAAATCGTTTGCATTTATTCCTAAGAAAGCCATTTCTGAAGAAGTCATAACGGGACTTCTGTTCTCAAGAGCGCTTGCTGATGTTAAGATATCTTACGATATTTCAAATGGTGTTGTAAGAACGCCGTCTATGGCGCCAATTCCTGAAAATCAGGCAAAAGACAATTTATCGCTGTTCTGGTTTAACGGTGTTGAATGGGTGAAAATCGGCGGCGAAGTTGACACTGCACAACAAACAGTTTCAATCAAAACCAAGAAAGGCGGGAAATATCAGGTCCGTCAGTCAATGAGAGCAGCAGGATTTACATTATCTAAGGTTTACCCGAGAGTCTTTACACCGAACGGTGATGGCTGGAATGATGTAACTAACTTTATATATGAGGGTAATGACTCAGGGCTCAGCGGTAAGATTTTTGATATTAATGGCGCGTATATTTCCGATATGCTTAAAGGTGATACCGAGTCCTCATTGAAGTGGGACGGTAAAAATTCATCAGGCAAGACAGTTTCTTCCGGAATTTATATTTATCAGATAGAAGCGGGCGGTAAAGTATTTAATGGTACGGTTGTTGTAGCGAAGTAA